The following proteins come from a genomic window of Phycisphaerae bacterium:
- a CDS encoding sulfatase: MRMLILVAVVAGTFVPAVSDAENTPRLPNFVIIFIDDMGYADIGPFGAKDYPTLNLDRMAQEGRRFTDFYVAQPVCSASRASLMTGCYNVRVGILGALGPRADHGINADEMTLAEVCKQKGYATACYGKWHLGHHPKFLPTNHGFDDYFGLPYSNDMWPYHPEITHLPMEERYKRWPHVPLIEGTKIINPQITDEDQNMLTTWYTERAVKFIDRNKDRPFLLYVPHSMVHVPLHVSEKFAGKSKRGLFGDVVMEVDWSVGEILGAIRRHGIEKNTMVIFTSDNGPWLSYGTHAGSAKPLREGKGTTFDGGCREPTVMWWPGTIPAGTVCITPAMTIDILPTIAHLIGAKLPNHKIDGKNIWPLIEGRPDARSPHEAYFFYWGEALEAVRMGRWKLHFSHPYRTLGNRKGGTDGKPEPYEQAEIGLTLFDLELDPGETTDVKDQHPEVVAAIEKLADRMREDSGDSARGITGTGRRNPGRLEKGDERFVVKDGKQLLARPQ, from the coding sequence ATGAGAATGCTCATACTCGTCGCCGTCGTTGCCGGTACCTTCGTCCCGGCGGTGTCTGATGCCGAAAACACTCCGCGGCTTCCCAACTTCGTGATCATTTTCATCGATGACATGGGCTATGCGGACATCGGGCCGTTCGGCGCCAAGGACTACCCGACGCTCAACCTGGACCGAATGGCACAGGAAGGCCGACGTTTCACCGACTTCTATGTTGCCCAGCCGGTGTGTTCGGCTTCTCGGGCCTCTCTGATGACCGGTTGCTATAACGTGCGGGTCGGCATCCTCGGAGCCCTTGGGCCCCGAGCCGACCATGGCATCAACGCCGATGAGATGACGCTCGCCGAGGTCTGCAAACAGAAGGGCTATGCCACCGCCTGCTACGGCAAATGGCACCTTGGCCATCACCCCAAGTTCCTGCCGACGAACCACGGCTTCGACGACTACTTCGGCTTGCCGTATTCCAACGACATGTGGCCCTACCATCCCGAGATAACGCACCTGCCCATGGAGGAGCGCTACAAGCGATGGCCGCATGTGCCCCTGATCGAGGGCACGAAGATCATCAACCCGCAAATCACCGACGAAGATCAGAACATGCTCACCACGTGGTACACCGAGCGGGCGGTGAAGTTCATCGATCGCAACAAGGACCGGCCGTTCTTGCTCTACGTGCCCCACTCGATGGTCCATGTGCCGCTGCACGTGTCCGAGAAGTTCGCCGGCAAGAGCAAGCGCGGGTTGTTCGGCGACGTGGTCATGGAGGTGGACTGGTCGGTGGGTGAGATTCTCGGGGCGATCCGGAGGCACGGGATCGAGAAGAACACGATGGTGATTTTCACCTCGGATAACGGTCCGTGGCTGAGTTACGGCACGCACGCCGGATCGGCCAAGCCCCTCCGGGAAGGCAAAGGCACAACCTTTGACGGCGGATGTCGCGAGCCCACCGTGATGTGGTGGCCGGGGACGATCCCGGCCGGCACCGTCTGCATTACCCCGGCCATGACCATCGATATTTTGCCGACCATCGCCCACCTGATCGGAGCAAAACTGCCGAACCACAAGATCGACGGCAAGAACATCTGGCCGTTGATCGAAGGCCGGCCGGATGCGCGTTCGCCCCACGAGGCGTACTTCTTCTACTGGGGCGAAGCGCTGGAGGCCGTTCGCATGGGCCGGTGGAAGCTGCATTTCTCGCACCCCTACCGAACTCTAGGCAATCGTAAGGGCGGCACGGACGGCAAACCCGAGCCCTACGAGCAAGCCGAAATCGGCTTGACCCTGTTTGACCTGGAGCTCGACCCGGGCGAGACGACCGATGTCAAGGATCAGCATCCTGAAGTCGTGGCAGCTATCGAGAAGCTTGCCGACCGAATGCGCGAAG